The DNA window GCGCCGGAACCACGAGTCCACCTTCAGCGGCGTCTGCTTGTGCACCACCCAGGTGCTGATGAGCATCATCGTCGTGCCGAGAATCATGCCGATGAGCGGCGACAGCACGATGAAGGCGGCGATCTTCGCGATGCCCGCGCCCACCAGGCCCTTCACGCCGAGCACCGGCAGGGTGGCGCCAATCATCCCGCCCGCCAGCGCGTGAGACGACGATGAGGGCAGGCCCCACCACCAGGTCAGCAGGTTCCAGGTGATGGCGCCCATCAACGCCGAGAAGATGACCATCAAGACAGCCGAGGGCCCCTGGGCTCGGAGCATGTCGAAGTTGATGATGCCCTTGCCCATGGTGTTGGCCACATGGACGCCCCCGCTGAACGCGGCGATGAAGTTGAAGAAGGCCGCCCAGGCGACGGCCAGGTTGGGGGACAGGACGCGCGTGGACACCACGGTGGCGATGGAGTTCGCCGCGTCGTGGAAGCCATTGATGAAATCGAAGATGAGCGCGACCGCGACGATGGTGATGACAGCGGCGAGCAGCATCTCAGGAGTGCTCCAGGACCACGCCCTCGATGACGTTCGCGACGTCGTTGCACTTGTCGGTCGCGGTCTCGATGAGGTCGTAGATTTCCTTCCACTTGATGATGGTGAGCGTGTCCATGCCGCTCTTGAAGAGCCGTCCCATCCCCGAGCGCAGGGCCTCGTCCGCCTGCGTCTCCAGCCGCTTGATTTCCTTGCAGCCCGCGAGGATCTGCGCCGGCTTCTTGATGAGCCGCAGCGCCGCGACGACCTCCTGGACCTTCTCGGTGCAGAGCACCAGCACGCGCGCCAGCTCCGTGGCGTCCGGCAGGCTCTCGGTAATCTCGTAGTAGTGGAGCCGCGCCGCCGCCGCGTTGGTGAAGTCCAGCACGTCGTCGATGCGGGAGAGCAGGGCGTGAATCTGCGTCCGGTCGAACGGGGTGATGAACTGCTTGTGCAGACGGTTGAAGGCCTGGTGCGTCACCTCGTCACCGCGATGCTCAATGGCCTTGAGCTTCTGCACGCGCTCCGCCACGTCGCGGTAGTCGCTCAGCAGCGCGTGGAGCGTCCGCGCGCCTTCTACGGTGACCGCACACTGAGCATCGAAGTCGTCGAAGAACTCGTCCGACTTGGGCATCAGCTTCTCGAGCATCGTCTCTCCCAGAGGCGCCTGCGCGCACAGGCATGGAACGCCACGGTGGCCGTGACTTGGCCGTGACCCCTCCGTGGCGCGCCCGTGACTACCCTACTGGGGGAGAATCGCCAGCGTTCCGTGAAATCCCCCTCGAATTTCGCGGGCTTGCGGCGTTCAGACGACCCGGTTGCGCAGCTCCTCGAAGAAGCCCACCCAGAGCTGCCACATCTCCTCGGCGCCCTTGACGATGGTGGCCATCTCCGCGTCCGTGTAGCTCAGCCCGACCGTCTGCCCGGCGGTCTGCACATGGTCCGGCTCCTGCTTCACGTGGATGTCCACCCACGGCAGGGACTTGAGGCCGGTGGTGCGCCGCACCAGCTTGCCCAGCTTGGCCACCATGGTGAGGTCCGCCACCTCGGTGCCGTACAGGAAGCCCAGGCCCGTGAGGTAGTTGTCCGTGGAGCGGGCATAGCCGTCCAGCAGTCGCTGGGTCGCCGGCGTCATCTTCGCCTCCGACACCGCCGCGCGCGCCATGCCCGCGTCGGTCATCGTCTGGATGAAGAAGCGCTCGTGCGCTCGCTCGACGTCTCCCTCGCCCACCTCCTGGTTGAGGATGTGGGTGACCGCCGTCTTCATTTCGAGGTTGGGACAGACGGCGATGAGGCGGCTGAGGAACGTGGGGAAGTAGTGCAGGGGATGCCACCACTGACCCAACACCAACTCCGCCTGCTCCACGGAGAAGGTCTTCTCGTCCACCACCTCGAAGAAGCGGTGCTTGATCAGCTGCTCCCGACTGGAGTTCTTCGCTAGCGCCGCCTCGATGGAATGGTTTCGCATCACAGCTCCCGTGCTTGAGGTCCGCAGGCTCGAGGAGAGCGGGAATCAGGACTCAGATTGTTGGACGATTCCCCCACCCACTCGTCAACACCATATCCCAATGATGTTCTAGGAAACAGAGAATACCAAGTTAGAGCTGTATTGCATGAGTGTGGTGTTGGTGTAGGAATCACCTGCGTGCAGGTGTGTGTATGTTCATTTCCTGACATGAAGGCCCGACTTCGGTCGGATGCCCCGGGTGGGCGACGCGCCGCGACGATGGGGAATGCGCGTCCTGTCACCGAGCCCCGAGGAGACGCCGGCCATCGGGCTGGCGGCGCTGGAGTTGGCGCTCCAGGCGGATCTGGAGCGCCTGGCTTATCCGGGGCGCTCCTGGGTGCCGCCGCGGCAGACGCGCGCCGGGCTGCCCGTCCTGGACGTGCTAGTCATTGGCGGGGGGCAGAGCGGACTCACCGCCGCGTTCGGACTGATGCGAGAGCGGGTGACGAACCTGCTCGTGGTGGATGACGGAGCGCCAGACCGGGCGGGGCCGTGGAAGACCTTCGCCCGCATGCGGACGCTGCGCACGCCCAAGCACCTCACGGGGCCGGACCATGGGCTGCCCCATCTTCTGTTCCAGTCCTGGTTCGAGGCCCAATACGGCGCGGAGGCCTGGACGTCGCTGGGGCGAATCCCCAAGGAGCTGTGGGCGGACTATCTGGGCTGGTACCGCCGGGTGCTGGGCATCCCCGTGCGCAGCCAGACGCGCGCGGGCCCGCTGGAGTGGCGCGCCGACGAGGGCTGCTTCCGCGTTCCCTTGGCGGACTCGGGGGGCGCCTCCGCGGCCGTGGTGCATGCCCGCAAGGTGGTGCTGGCCACGGGCATCGATGGCTCGGGGCGGTGGGAGGTGCCCGCAGAGCTGGCGAGCGTGCCTCGGGCGCTCTACGTGCACACGTGTGAGCCCATCGACTTCGAGTCCATGCGGGGCCGGAGCGTGGGCGTGCTGGGGGCGGGGGCCTCGGCGTTCGACAATGCCTCCCTCGCGCTGGAGCACGGCGCCTCGGAGGTGCGGCTGTTCTTTCGTCGCCGTGAGTTGCCCACCGTCAATGCCTATCGTTGGGCGGAGTTCGTCGGCTTTCTCAAACACCATGCGGAGCTGCCGGACGTGGACCGCTGGCGCTTCATCCGTCGCATCCTGGAGATGGGACAGCTGCCTCCCGCGGACACCTATCGACGCGCGGTCGGGTTCTCGCATTTCCACCTGCACCCGGGGTCGCCCTGGCTCTCCGTGGCGGCGGTGGAGGGGCGGGCGCGTGTCACCACGCCGCAAGGTGTCTATCTATTCGATCGGCTCATTCTCGGCAGCGGCACGGTGACGGACCTGTCGCTGCGACCCGAGCTGGCGTTGCTCTACCCAGACATCGCGCTGTGGCGAGACCGTTTCCAGCCGCCGCCCGAGCTGGCGCACGCGGACCTCTCGCGGCATCCCTACCTGAGCGCCCATTTCGAGTTTCAGGAGAAGGTGCCGGGCCGGGCGCCGCACGTCGCGGCGGTCTTCAATTATACCTTTGGCTGTCTGCTTTCCCTGGGGCTGGGTGGGGCGAGCATCTCGGGCATGAAGTACAGCTTGCCTCGGCTGGTCGCGGGGGTGACGCGACAGCTCTATCTGGATGACAGGGATGCCTTCTATCGGTCCCTGGAGTGCTATGCGGAGAGGGAATTCGAGCCATGAGCGCGGGAGACTTCGTGCTGCGCAGCCAGCGCGTCCTCGTGGACGGCGGACTGCGCGCGGCGGCGGTGGTGGTCCAGGCGGGGAGGGTGGCCGCGGTGTCTGCGTTCTCCGAGGCTCCCTCGGGGTTGCCTGTCACGGACGTGGGCGAGCTGGTGGTGATGCCTGGCGTGGTGGACTGCCACGCGCACATCAACGAGCCCGGGCGAACGGAATGGGAGGGATTCGAGACGGCCACGCGCGCGGCGGCGGCCGGAGGCATCACCACGCTGGTGGACATGCCGCTCAACTCGCTGCCGCCCACCACCACGTTGGATGCGCTCTTGCTCAAGGCGCGCGCGGCGGAGGGGCGCTGCCACGTGGATCATGGCTTCTGGGGCGGCGTCATCCCGGGCAACGCGGACGAACTGGAAGGGCTCATCGAGGCGGGAGTGCCCGGGTTCAAGTGCTTCCTGTGCCCATCGGGTGTGGATGAGTTCCCCGCCGCGAATCGCGAGGTGCTCGCGGAGGCCATGCCGGTGCTGGCGCGCTGGGGGATTCCGCTGCTCGTCCACGCGGAGCTGGAGTCACCCACCGTGCGCGCGGAGGGAGATGTCCGCGCCTACTCCCGCTATCTGGCGTCTCGGCCCGCGCGCTGGGAGGACGATGCCATCCGGTTGATGGTGTCGCTGGCGCGTCAGCATGGCTGTCGCGTGCACATCGTCCATCTGTCATCCGCGAGCGCGCTGTCGCTGCTGCGTGAAGCCCGCGGCGCGGGTGTGCCGGTGACGGTGGAGACGTGTCCGCACTACCTGACGTTCGCGGCGGAGACGATTCCGGATGGCGCCACGTTCCTCAAGTGCGCGCCGCCCATTCGTGAGGCGCGCAACCGGGAGCGGCTGTGGGAGGCGCTTCGCCAGGGTGACATTGATCAGGTCGTCTCGGACCACTCGCCCTGCACTCCGGGACTGAAGCACCTGGAGCACGGAGACTTCGGCGCGGCGTGGGGAGGGATTGCGTCGCTGCAGCTCAGCCTGCCCGTGGTGTGGACGGCGGCGCGGCGGCGCGGGTTCGCTCTTGCGGATGTGGCGCGCTGGATGTGTGAGGCGCCCGCGCGTCTGGTGGGTTTGGAGGGGGTGAAGGGGTCGCTGCGGGTGGGCGCGGACGCGGACTTCGTCGTGTTCGACCCTGACGCCACCTTCACGGTGGAGCCCGCGAACCTGCTGCATCGGCATTCACTGACACCCTATGCGGGGCACTCGCTGACAGGCGTGGTGGAGCTGACCTTCCTGCGCGGGATGAAGATCTACGAGCACGGCCGGCCGCTGGCCGCGCCGCTCGGACGTTGGGTGCGGCGCCCCGTGGCGTCGCGCGTCGCCGCTTGAGTCACCGAAGAGGACACACCATGCACGCCGACGAGGATGGGAAGCTGCGCGTTGCCTTCACGGATTGGCCGGACCTGGCCGCGGAGAAGGTGGGTGGACGCGCGATCATCGCCAACGACGAGTTCTTCGCGCCCAAGGAGAACCTGCTCCGGCCCGGACGAGGCGTCTTCATCGCGGACCGCTACACGGAGCGGGGCAAGTGGATGGATGGCTGGGAGACGCGCCGACGGCGCACGCCGGGCCATGACTGGTGCATCATCCAGCTCGGGCTGCCCGGCGTCGTGCGCGGTGTGGACATCGACACGAACCACTTCCTCGGCAACTTCCCCGAGTACGCGTCGCTGGAGGGCCTGGAGGTGTCGGGCTCGCCCGACGCCGACACGCTCGCATCCGCGCGATGGACGCCGCTCATGCCGCAGCTTCGGCTCCAGGGCGGCTCGCGCAATCTCTTCGCCCTCGCGAGCGAGCAGCGCTGGACGCACCTGCGGCTCAACATTTTTCCGGATGGCGGTGTGGCGCGCTTCCGAGTGCACGGCGAGGTGCGACCGGACCTCGCTCGCCTGAGTCAGGGCAGCGAGCCGGTGGACCTGGCCGCGCTGGAGAATGGCGGCGTGGTGGTGGCATGCAATGACGCGTTCTTCGGGCCTCGGGACAACCTCATCCTCCCGGGCCGCGCGGCGCACATGGGCGAAGGGTGGGAGACGCGTCGCAAGCGCGTGCCAGGCTTTGATTGGATCATCGTGAAGCTGGCGGCACCGGGCACGGTGGAGCGCGTCGAGGTGGATACCGCGCACTACAAAGGCAACTTCCCGGATACCTGCTCGCTGGAGGGCTGCTATCTGCGCGAGCCGGTGGTGGATTTCGCCAACGCGCGAGACATTGTCTGGACGGAGCTCCTGACGCGCACGAAGCTCCAGGCGGACCACCGACACTTCTTCGCGTCCGAGCTGCAAGCGAAGGGACCGTTCACGCACGTGCGACTCAATATCTTTCCAGACGGAGGCATCAGCCGCCTTTGTGTGCACGGGCGGCCCGCATGAGCCCGCTCCATCGGCTCAACACGTTGCCCGTGGCCGAGGCCCGCACGGAGATGCTGCGCTGCTGTGGCTCGTCGCGCTGGGCGGACGCGATGGTGCGCGCCCGACCGTTCCGGGACGCGAGCCATCTGTACGGCGAGGCCCAGTGGCTCTGGGAGCAGACGGGCCCCGACGACTGGCACGAAGCCTTCCAGCACCACCCGCGCATCGGTGACGGCCCCGCGCTGCGCGAGCGCTTTGCCTCCACCGCGACCTGGACCTCGCGCGAGCAGGCCGGCGTGGGAGGCGCGCCCGAGGTCGTGCTGGCAGGGCTGGCCGAAGGCAACCTCGAATACGAGCGGCGCTTTGGCTTCATCTTCCTCGTGTGCGCCGCGGGCAAGGGCGCCGAGGAGCTGCTGGCGACCTTGCGCGAGCGTTTGGGAAACGCACCCGATGACGAGCTGCGCATCGCGGCCGGAGAGCAGGCCAAGATCACCCGCCTTCGGTTGGAGAAGCTCCTGACCCCATGAGCACCTTGTCCACCCATGTCCTCGACACGCAGCGAGGACGCGCGGCCTCGGGAGTTCCGCTGACGTTGGAGGCCCAGGGCCAGGCGGGCGTTTGGGCTTCGCTGTCTCGCGGTGTCACCGACGCGGACGGGCGCGTGCGCGAGCTGCTGCCCGCGGGCGGACGCCTGGAGCCGGGCACGTATCGGCTCACGTTCGACACGGGCGCGTACTTCCGCGCGCAAGGCATCCGAGGCTTCTATCCCTCGGTGACCGTGGTGTTCGAGGTCACCGCGGCGGACGAGCACTACCACGTGCCGCTCTTGCTGAGCCCGTTTGGCTACTCGACGTATCGAGGGACTTGAGCCCGCTCATTCATCCAAGGCGAAGAAGTGGCTGAACGGACCGGGGCCCCGCCCCAGGGCGAGCGGGTGCTCCAGGGCCGTCGTCACATAGGCCTTGGCGCGACGCGTGGCCTCCAGCGGCGCGCGTCCCAAGGCGAGGTGCGCGGCCAGCGCGGCGGACAGGGTGCAGCCCGTGCCGTGCGTGTTGCGCGTCTCCACCGAGCGCAGGTGGAGCGTCTCCAGCCGCTCGCCGTCAAACCAGACATCGGTGCCGCGCAGCGGACCCGACATGCCCCCGCCCTTGACGAGCACCGCCCGCGAGCCGAGTCGATGGATGCGCTGGGCGGCCTCCTGCATGTCCTCCAGCGTGTGGAGTTCCATGCCCGCGAGGAGCTGGGCCTCGTGTCGGTTGGGGGTGACGACGGCGGCCAGGGGCAGGAGCAGCTCCTTCAGCGCGCCGACCGCCTCGTCATCGATGAGGCGAGAACCCGCGCGGGAGACCATGACCGGATCCACCACCACCGTGCCGAGTCCCCACGCGCGCAGGCGTTCGGCGACCACCGTGATGATCTCCCGGTTGACGAGCATGCCTGTCTTCACGGCGCCCGCCCCGACATCGGAGGTCACCGCGTCGAGCTGCGCGGAGACCGACGCGGCGGGGAGTACGTCGACGCGGGTGACGCCGAGCGTGTTCTGGGCGGTGACGGCGGTGAGGGCACAGGTCCCATGCACCCGGTGGAATGCGAAGGTGCTGAGGTCGGCCTGGATTCCGGCGCCGCCGCCGCTGTCCGAGCCCGCGATGGTGAGCGCGGTCGCGATCGTCTGGGGTTGCTTCATGGCCCCTTCTCTCCCAGAGGCCGCGGCGGCCTTCAACGAGGAAGAATCGCGGCCGGGTGTGGCGCGCGAGTTGTGGGCGCCGGGCTCGCCCGCTAGGCTGCTGGAATGGCTGGGTACCCGGGCGGCCCGTCACCAGTGACTGCGGGACTCGCTCGCGAGGCTGTGGCCGAGCTGGAAGTCATCAGCTCCCAAGCCGCCTACGAGCGCTTCCTGGCACCCGCACGCGCGCTGGAGGAGGGCGCCGTCGAGGAGTGCCGCGCCAACATCGCGCTCGCCTTCCAGAACGCGAAGCAGGGCGTGGACGCGGTGCTCCTGCGCGAGTCCGAGGTGGCGAGCCTGCCCGGTATCCAGGTGGAGCTGCTCCGCGAGCTGCCCGAGATTGCCAAGGGGCTCGCCTTCGCGGTGCTGCAGGCCCAGCGAGACCTGCCCACGGGGGCATTTGGGCCCCTCTACGAGCGGGCGGTGCAGCTGCGGCGCAAGCTGCTCAAGGCGGCGGATGCCCTCGCGGAGGCAGGGCTCCTGGCCCGCGCGGAGCTGGAGGCGGCCCAGGACGAAGGGCGCCGGGACGTCCTGGGAGACTGCGCCGCGCTGGCCCGCTTGATGCGCCGCAACGAGGAGAAGCTCGCGGGGCGCTCGCCGGTGACGCCCGCGGAGGTCGGCGAGGCGGAGCTGGTGGCGGAGCAGCTCGGAGCGCTGCTGGCGGCCCCGGCGGATCCGCGCGACCGCGAGGCCACGCCCCTGCTCATCGAGGCCACGCGGCTGCGCGACAGGTTCTGGACGCTGCTCACCCAGCGGCACGACGTGCTGTGGCGGTGTGGCGCGTGGCTGTATGGCCGAGACGTGGAGGAGCGCGTTCCGCCGCTCCAGTCGAGGCCCGCGCTGGTGCGACAGGCAGGGCAGGGGCCGTCGTTGCGAGGGACCGCCGTGCAGGCGCAGCGTCGCATGGAGAATCGCCCCGCGCCGGTGGCCGGGCCGGATTCCTCCACCGCGATGGAGCGCTCCAAGGTCCGCTTCATGGTTCGAGTCGGCTTCGACTTTCCGTCGCGCTAGAGTCCCGGCGCGACATGCCTTTTGACGTGAAGGACATCCTCAAGCAGGTCGAGGCGGGGACCGCGCCGGAGGCGGGCATCCCCGAGTGGTGGCGCGAGAGCTGGGCGGAGCCGGACGGGTTCGCCACCGCCCTCGCCGACGCGCACGCGGGACGCGGCGCCCCGCCACCGAAGAGCCGCCCCGGTCAGCAGTACGACTTCTTCCATGACCTGGTGGTGCGCCACGTGGCCCAGGAGCGCCCCGCGCTTCGGACCTTCGAGCGACTCCAGGGCTGGCAGACGCTGAGCTATCGCGCGCTGCATGAGCAAGCCGCGCGCCGCGCGGGCGAGTGGGCCGAGCAGGGCGTCAAGGCGGGCGCGAAGGTGTGCCTGTTGTATGGGATGGGCTCCGAGCTGCTCATCTCGCTGATGGCGGGCGTGAAGCTGGGCGTCTGTGTTTCGCTGCTGCCGCCGCTGGGGCCGCGCTTCGTGTCGCGCCGCCTGGAGGCGCTCGCGCCGGAGCACGTGGCCGCCGAGCCGCACCAGCTGCCGCTGCTCAAGGGTTTCGAGAAGACGCTGCTGCGCGTCCGGACCGGAGCCTCGCCGGGCTTCTCGTCGTACAGCTACAAGCCCGCGGATCCGGTGGGGCTCGTGTTCTCGCCCCTGGCGGATCCATCCCATGTCCCGGTGCCCCTGTCCGCGGACGACGCCTGGCGGGGCGCGCTGGCGGATGGCCTCATCACCTTCGGGTTGGGGCCGGGGGAGCAACTGGCGGCGCCGGGCTTCTCGCTGCTCCAGGGCCTGCCGGCGATGCTGTTCGCCACGCTCCTGCGCGGCGCGACCTTCGTCCACGTGGAGCTGGCGGACCTGGAGCGCAACGCCGCACCGCTGTTGGAGCAGCCGCTGCGCGCGTTGGGCGTCTCCAACGCGCTCCGCGAGCTGCTCACCCGCACGCGGGTCGGGGCGCTGCGCAACGTGTCGCACTGGTTCCGCAATCCCGAGGAGCCCCTCGACGCCCAGGCCTGGCGCGCGTGGATCAAACAGGCGGCGCTCGGCTCCACGCCGTGCTCCAGCGTCCTGGTGGATCCGGCCCTGGGCGGCGCGGTGCTCCTGTCTCCGCGCTGGAACGGGGAGCCGCAAACGGATGTGCTCCCCGCGCCGGGCCGGCGGTGGGCGCTGCGCGACGCGAACCAGAGCGGACAGGATTCGGCCTCGGACGTGGGCCTCTACACGCCGCTGCCGGACAAGAAGCGCCCGCCCAGCCATGTCGTCCTCGCGCGGATCCGCGAGCGCTACCACTACGGTGGGACGCTGGGGCCGCGCCGGGACGGCCGCGTCTATCCGACGGCCGAGGTCACCGCCGTGCTGGAGGGGCTGCCCTCGCTGGTGGGGACGTCCATCGTGGCCGTTCCGACGAGCGGAGTCGCCAGTCAGCCCCGCTTCGTGCTGCTGGGCTTCACGGGCGCCCGGGCTCCCTCCGCGAGCGCGGAGCAGGAGATCCGCCGGCGCATCGAGCACCAACTGGGGGTGGAGTTCCTGCCGGACCGCGTCGCGCTGTTTCCGCTGTTTCCGCGCCGGAAGAAGGGCGCGGTGGATGACGCGTGGTGCGCGTCGCAGTTCTTCACGGGCGCGCTCCACCGCAAGGCGTCGGATCCCTCGTTCCAGGCGCTGGTGACCATCCGCGGACGCTTGTTGGAAAGCGCGAGCCGTCCGGGTGAAGATGCGGGCCCCGCAGTGAAATGAAAGGGACGGGACCATGGGTGTCCAGGTCGTGATGGGCGCGATGCTCCAATGCAGTTTCGGAGTCGCGCCCTCGTCGCTGATGGTGCTGCCGGTGAACCGGGTGATGGCGCCCACCCCGGCGGCGAACATCATGGACAACAAGCCGATGATGAACATCCTGCCCTTCGGCATGTGCTCGTCCATGGCGAACCCGATGGTGGCGGCAGCCACCGCCGCGGCGCTGGGCGTGTTGACACCCATGCCGTGCATCCCCGCCACCGCCGCGCCCTGGGCTCCCGGATGTCCCAAGGCGCTCATCGGCAACATGCCGGCGCTGGAGAGCAACTCGAAGCTCATGTGCAGCTATGGCGGCGTCATCCAGGTCGTGACCCCCGGTCAGTTCGTGGTGATGGATGGGTGACGCGGCCGCGGTCCTGGAGGTGCTGGACATCACCCTGTTGGATCGCCCCCTCACCGGCGCGCCGGTGGACCTCTCCACGGAGGAGGGCGCGGATCCCCGCCTGGAAGCCATCACCACCTGGGTGGCCAAGGGTTCGTACCTGGACGCCGCGCGGTCCGCAGAGGCGCTGCTGCGCCAGGACCTGCGAGACGTCCGGCTCGTGTGCCCGTACCTCTTCGGAGGCTTCGTCGCGCGCGGCATGCACGCGCTGCCCGTGCTGTTCCGCTCCCTGACTCTGACGTTGACGGAGAACTGGGAGGCCTTCGGGCCCACGGCCAAGAAGGCGCTGTTCATGGACAACGGCCTGCGCTGGATGTTCAGGCTGATGAGCAAGCTCATGGAGCACCATGCGCGACTGAAGGACGCGCAGTGGCAGGCGTGGACCTCCGGCGACAACCGTCCCCCGCTGCAAGAGGCCCTGGGGCTGGCGGATCCGGTGATGGCCGCGTTCGGGGCCATGCCGCGCAGCGGCGCCATGGAGCCGTTCCGCACGCTCCTCACTGGCTTGCGCGCGCACCTCCAGGCGCTGCCCGAGCCGGTCTCCGTCGTCCCCGCGGTGGAGGAAGACGCAGAGGAGGAAGAAGAGTCCGAGGCTCCGTCCCCCAGCGAGGCGAAGGGCGCCACGGCGCGCGCGGAGCCCAGGGCGCCCTCCGGTCCGGTGTTGCCCATCTCCCCGCCGCTCGCTCAGCTGATCCGCAAGCTGTCCGCGTTCGAGGCGCTGATCGCGAGCCAGGACTTCGTGAAGGCCAGCGTCGTCGCGGTGGATGTGCTGGCTGTCATTGAGCGGTTTGATCCCCGGGTGTACCTGCCGCTGCTCTTCTCCGGCTTCTTCACCGGGCTGAGCCAGAACGCGGACTCCATCGAGCCCTTGTTGCACAACACCGAGTCCCTCGCCTTCCGGGCGTTGGATCAGCTCTACCGCGTGGACCTGGACGCCTTCCTGGTGGCGCAGTCGCGGCAGGGCGGCGGCGGTGGCTTCGGGGACGAGGACTAGCGCCATGGAGGTGGAGCGGGGCGAGCAGGGCAGGGCGCTCACCGTCGAGGAGCGCATCAGCGAGCGGATCCGCAGCTTCGACATCCCGGCGCTGTTGGACCTGCTCGCGAAGGAAGGCTACAGCGAGTCAGACATCGAGTTCCGCAGCCACCGCAGTACGTTGCGACAGCAGCATCTGGTGCACGCCATCGAGTTCACGCGTCAGCCGCGCAAGCGGGCGGTCATCACCGTGAACATGGGATTGCTCAGCGTGCAGACGCCCCTGCCATCCTTCTTGTTTCAGGCCATGGATCGCCTGGAGCACGACGCGATGGTCGACTTCATCGGCTACTTCGACCATCTCTTGCTGCGCACGCGCTTCGCCGGGCAGTTCCCGGATCGCGACGAGACGCTGCTGCCCGGCTGGGAGCGCTCCACGGCGCACCGCCTGCGCCTGCTGCGGCTCGCGTGCCCCAGCAGCCTCCACTGGCTGTTCGCCAAGGTGTTCCCCGAGGCCGAGGTGACGGTGCGGCGCGAGACGCGCAAGCAACGCATCGAGTCCAAGGGGATCCGTTTGGGGGCCGTGGCGCTGGGGGACGGCAGCGCGGTGGGCGGATTCGCCACCGTTCCCACCGGCGGCGTGGAGGTGCGGATCCACCTCGACGAGTCGACTTCTGGCACCGGAATCCCGTGGGCGGTCGAGGCGCGTCGTCGCCTCACCACCCGCATCTTCCCGAGCCTCGCGGAGACGCCGCTCGCGCTCAAGATCATCATGGCGCTGAGGGATCAGAGCAGCCACGCGCGGCTCCATGCCGCCAGTTACCTTGGCTATGATCCGCTTGTCGGGGGTCCCGAACATACCCAAGAAGTCCTCTTGTTCTCGGGAGACACGGCACAGGTACGTAGCGCGGATGCTCGGTGATGACGACTATCCGCTTATTGACGCCTCTTCGGATCACGCCTAACTTTGGAAAAGTTCATTGGCAGGGTGCGTTCCCGGGAAGGTT is part of the Myxococcaceae bacterium JPH2 genome and encodes:
- a CDS encoding DUF4280 domain-containing protein — translated: MGVQVVMGAMLQCSFGVAPSSLMVLPVNRVMAPTPAANIMDNKPMMNILPFGMCSSMANPMVAAATAAALGVLTPMPCIPATAAPWAPGCPKALIGNMPALESNSKLMCSYGGVIQVVTPGQFVVMDG
- a CDS encoding long-chain fatty acid--CoA ligase, with protein sequence MPFDVKDILKQVEAGTAPEAGIPEWWRESWAEPDGFATALADAHAGRGAPPPKSRPGQQYDFFHDLVVRHVAQERPALRTFERLQGWQTLSYRALHEQAARRAGEWAEQGVKAGAKVCLLYGMGSELLISLMAGVKLGVCVSLLPPLGPRFVSRRLEALAPEHVAAEPHQLPLLKGFEKTLLRVRTGASPGFSSYSYKPADPVGLVFSPLADPSHVPVPLSADDAWRGALADGLITFGLGPGEQLAAPGFSLLQGLPAMLFATLLRGATFVHVELADLERNAAPLLEQPLRALGVSNALRELLTRTRVGALRNVSHWFRNPEEPLDAQAWRAWIKQAALGSTPCSSVLVDPALGGAVLLSPRWNGEPQTDVLPAPGRRWALRDANQSGQDSASDVGLYTPLPDKKRPPSHVVLARIRERYHYGGTLGPRRDGRVYPTAEVTAVLEGLPSLVGTSIVAVPTSGVASQPRFVLLGFTGARAPSASAEQEIRRRIEHQLGVEFLPDRVALFPLFPRRKKGAVDDAWCASQFFTGALHRKASDPSFQALVTIRGRLLESASRPGEDAGPAVK
- the thiD gene encoding bifunctional hydroxymethylpyrimidine kinase/phosphomethylpyrimidine kinase translates to MKQPQTIATALTIAGSDSGGGAGIQADLSTFAFHRVHGTCALTAVTAQNTLGVTRVDVLPAASVSAQLDAVTSDVGAGAVKTGMLVNREIITVVAERLRAWGLGTVVVDPVMVSRAGSRLIDDEAVGALKELLLPLAAVVTPNRHEAQLLAGMELHTLEDMQEAAQRIHRLGSRAVLVKGGGMSGPLRGTDVWFDGERLETLHLRSVETRNTHGTGCTLSAALAAHLALGRAPLEATRRAKAYVTTALEHPLALGRGPGPFSHFFALDE